In Pseudobythopirellula maris, a single window of DNA contains:
- a CDS encoding sigma-70 family RNA polymerase sigma factor encodes MQRAYHNPLIDRLRDHQVRYAPREKKLEQVVATERLIAEIDPGKSYPYEYVAFRVTGYRPDDETGEKMLGLELLHDLRLLVEDLSDAVDLPVEAVGEQVLTVEQLAKQFNVSTKTISRWRELGLVSRRLVFDGRKRVGFLRSSVDRFVRNNQERVDRGSRFSQLSDEQRRELLEHARRHADEGRSRTEASRLLAERTGRSVETVRATLQQFDAENPELAIFPDLNGPLTEAQKQRIYEEHDRGVSVERLMKEYDRTKTTIYRVINERRAQTIMELPLDYMPNPRFTRKGADKACLGPMPEPETTPRKSRRPADLPAYLASLYEVPLLTREQEQHIFRKYNYLKHKAAKLRDELDPSRPKASLMDEIESLHAQAVETKNAISRANLRLVVSIAKRHLTPEQSFFELVSDGNVSLMRAIEKFDFARGNKFSTYATWAIMKNFARTIPGEYKHKDRFRTSHDELFAATEEHRANPAIREAAQKDRERHIERMLRRLDEREQKIVISRFGLDHSREPLTLKEVGAELGVTKERIRQIEARALTKLRAAAKAEKVALDI; translated from the coding sequence ATGCAACGTGCTTACCATAACCCGCTGATCGACCGCCTGCGTGACCACCAGGTGCGTTACGCGCCGCGCGAGAAGAAGCTCGAGCAGGTCGTCGCCACCGAGCGGCTGATCGCCGAGATCGATCCGGGCAAGTCGTACCCTTACGAGTACGTCGCGTTCCGCGTGACCGGCTACCGCCCCGACGACGAGACCGGTGAGAAGATGCTGGGGCTCGAGCTGCTGCACGACCTGCGTCTGCTGGTCGAGGACCTGTCGGACGCTGTCGACCTGCCGGTCGAAGCCGTCGGCGAGCAGGTGCTCACCGTCGAGCAGCTCGCCAAGCAATTCAACGTGTCGACCAAAACGATCAGCCGCTGGCGTGAGCTCGGCCTGGTGAGCCGCCGATTGGTGTTCGACGGCCGCAAGCGTGTCGGGTTCCTCCGTTCGAGCGTGGATCGTTTTGTGCGCAACAACCAGGAGCGCGTCGACCGCGGCTCGCGGTTCAGCCAGCTGAGCGACGAGCAGCGCCGCGAGCTCCTGGAGCACGCCCGCCGCCACGCCGACGAGGGCCGCAGCCGCACCGAGGCTTCGCGTCTGCTCGCCGAGCGGACCGGGCGGAGCGTCGAAACGGTGCGCGCCACGCTCCAGCAGTTCGACGCGGAGAACCCGGAGCTGGCGATCTTCCCGGACCTCAACGGCCCGCTCACCGAGGCGCAGAAGCAGCGCATCTACGAGGAGCACGACCGCGGCGTGTCGGTCGAGCGGCTGATGAAGGAGTACGACCGCACCAAGACCACGATCTACCGCGTGATCAACGAGCGTCGCGCCCAGACGATCATGGAGCTGCCGCTCGACTACATGCCGAACCCGCGCTTCACGCGCAAGGGGGCCGACAAGGCTTGCCTCGGCCCGATGCCCGAGCCCGAGACCACGCCGCGCAAGAGCCGCCGCCCGGCCGACCTGCCGGCTTACTTGGCCAGCTTGTACGAGGTGCCGCTGCTCACGCGTGAGCAGGAGCAGCACATCTTCCGCAAGTACAACTACCTGAAGCACAAGGCCGCCAAGCTCCGCGACGAGCTCGACCCGAGCCGGCCGAAGGCCTCGCTGATGGACGAGATCGAGTCGCTGCACGCCCAGGCCGTCGAGACCAAGAACGCCATCTCGCGGGCCAACCTGCGCCTCGTGGTGTCGATCGCCAAGCGGCACCTGACGCCCGAGCAGAGCTTCTTCGAACTCGTGAGCGACGGCAACGTGTCGCTGATGCGTGCGATCGAGAAGTTCGACTTCGCCCGCGGCAACAAGTTCAGCACGTACGCCACGTGGGCGATCATGAAGAACTTCGCCCGCACGATCCCGGGCGAGTACAAGCACAAGGACCGCTTCCGCACGAGCCACGACGAGCTGTTCGCCGCGACCGAGGAGCACCGCGCCAACCCGGCGATCCGCGAGGCGGCCCAGAAGGACCGCGAGCGGCACATCGAGCGTATGCTGCGCCGCCTCGACGAGCGCGAGCAGAAGATCGTGATCTCGCGGTTCGGCCTCGACCACAGCCGCGAGCCGCTCACCTTGAAAGAGGTCGGCGCCGAGCTCGGCGTCACCAAGGAACGGATCCGACAGATCGAGGCCCGGGCGCTCACGAAGCTTCGCGCCGCGGCCAAGGCCGAGAAGGTCGCGCTCGATATCTGA
- a CDS encoding DUF3309 family protein translates to MSPLGLLLLIVVVLLLLGALPAWPHARNWGYGPSGGLGLVLVIVLVLVLLQRV, encoded by the coding sequence ATGTCCCCGCTCGGACTGCTGCTGTTGATCGTCGTCGTTTTGCTGCTCCTGGGCGCACTGCCCGCCTGGCCGCACGCCCGCAACTGGGGCTACGGGCCGAGCGGCGGACTCGGCTTGGTGCTCGTCATTGTCCTGGTGTTGGTGCTTCTGCAGCGTGTGTGA
- a CDS encoding response regulator, with protein MSVYTKTLIAFSLSLAVTLGLAWGVRAATDQIVLEQNRLHLAEDQLRELLSAKNLGNDHLMSALRELSLDPSHNPGEARSCLKQTQSLIRRLLTYSEIELAELHDLSESEANRVKEEEEAEHWSLAELQEFLFEAERHLDELIVSSAQGDHDAVLDEFTTIYVDRFESLYRAPIEELIADELSQVLRRKARLDGSIDVIRAAALWAALAGVAVVAIAALVVRGSLDLIKRAAEQERAANRAKSTFLANMSHEIRTPLNGVLGFTKILMSKQGDLDETENQHCLATIHGCGKHLLQLINDILDLSKIEAGRLECRPRSCDPAVILEEVVSVLKIRAESAAISLDLEWETPPPASIVTDPARLKQVLINLVGNAVKFTLRGGVRVAARTERREGVDLLIVDVHDTGLGVPEDKLEAIFDPFQQVEDESTSHIEGTGLGLSISVMLAELLGGGVTAVSTADQGSTFTLTVTTGPLVAPAKGAQLRAAKITPEAGGPLDLTGVRVLVVDDNSTNRMLLRMMLGGEGAEILEEANGLAGLEAALREEPAVVLMDVQMPVLDGLAATRRLRDAGFKAPILALTAHAMDGDMERCLEVGCNGYLPKPINRDDLFRELAKRLGSQSEESAVEPNECLPPLDEVAAVE; from the coding sequence ATGAGCGTCTACACCAAAACCCTGATCGCCTTCTCTCTCAGCCTCGCGGTCACGCTCGGCTTGGCGTGGGGTGTGCGCGCCGCGACGGATCAAATCGTCCTCGAGCAAAACCGGTTGCACCTCGCTGAGGACCAGCTGCGCGAGTTGCTCTCGGCGAAGAACCTAGGGAACGACCACCTGATGTCGGCCCTTAGGGAGTTGTCGCTCGACCCAAGCCACAACCCGGGCGAGGCCCGCAGCTGCCTCAAGCAAACCCAGTCGCTGATCCGACGGCTGCTTACGTATTCAGAGATCGAGCTCGCCGAACTCCACGATCTCAGCGAGTCCGAGGCGAACCGGGTCAAGGAGGAGGAGGAAGCGGAGCACTGGTCCCTCGCCGAGTTGCAAGAGTTCCTCTTCGAGGCCGAACGCCATCTCGACGAATTGATCGTTAGCAGCGCACAGGGCGACCACGACGCCGTTCTCGATGAGTTCACGACGATCTACGTCGACCGCTTCGAGTCGCTCTACCGGGCGCCGATCGAAGAGCTGATCGCCGACGAGCTGAGCCAGGTGCTGCGTCGCAAGGCGCGGCTCGACGGCTCGATCGACGTGATCCGGGCGGCGGCCCTGTGGGCCGCCTTGGCCGGGGTCGCCGTGGTGGCGATCGCGGCGCTGGTGGTCCGCGGGTCTCTCGACCTGATCAAGCGCGCGGCCGAGCAGGAGCGCGCGGCCAACCGCGCCAAGAGCACCTTCCTCGCCAACATGAGCCACGAGATCCGCACCCCGCTCAACGGCGTGTTGGGGTTCACCAAGATCCTCATGTCCAAGCAGGGCGACCTGGACGAAACCGAGAACCAGCACTGCCTGGCCACGATCCACGGCTGCGGCAAGCACCTCTTGCAGCTGATCAACGACATCCTCGACCTGTCGAAGATCGAGGCCGGGCGCCTAGAGTGCCGGCCCCGGTCGTGCGACCCCGCGGTGATCCTCGAAGAGGTGGTCTCGGTGCTCAAGATCCGCGCCGAGTCGGCGGCGATCTCGCTCGACCTTGAATGGGAGACTCCGCCCCCCGCGTCGATCGTCACCGACCCCGCGCGTCTCAAGCAAGTTCTCATCAACCTGGTAGGCAACGCGGTCAAGTTCACTCTCCGAGGGGGAGTGCGTGTGGCGGCGCGGACCGAACGCCGCGAAGGCGTCGACCTGCTGATAGTCGACGTTCACGACACGGGACTCGGTGTTCCCGAGGACAAGCTCGAAGCGATCTTCGATCCTTTCCAGCAGGTCGAGGACGAGTCGACCAGCCACATCGAGGGGACCGGACTCGGCCTGTCGATCAGCGTCATGCTGGCCGAGTTGCTGGGCGGCGGCGTCACCGCAGTCAGCACCGCGGATCAAGGCAGCACGTTCACGCTCACAGTCACTACTGGTCCCCTGGTGGCGCCAGCGAAGGGCGCACAGCTGCGCGCTGCAAAGATCACCCCCGAAGCCGGTGGCCCGCTCGACCTGACTGGCGTGAGGGTGCTGGTGGTCGACGACAATTCCACCAACCGGATGCTGCTACGGATGATGCTCGGCGGCGAGGGAGCGGAGATCCTCGAAGAGGCCAACGGTTTGGCCGGCCTCGAGGCCGCCCTGCGTGAAGAGCCCGCCGTCGTGCTCATGGACGTGCAGATGCCCGTGCTCGACGGCCTCGCGGCCACACGGCGGCTGCGTGACGCCGGCTTCAAAGCCCCGATCCTGGCCCTTACGGCTCACGCCATGGATGGCGACATGGAACGGTGCCTCGAGGTGGGCTGCAATGGCTACTTGCCTAAGCCAATCAACCGAGACGACCTGTTCCGCGAGCTCGCCAAGCGGCTCGGCTCTCAGTCGGAGGAGTCCGCCGTAGAGCCAAACGAGTGCTTGCCGCCACTGGACGAGGTCGCCGCGGTCGAGTGA
- a CDS encoding ferritin-like domain-containing protein — translation MKLDSFEKLYVHELKDLYSAESQLIEALPKMAEAASDAALGKAFEHHLEQTRGQQKRLEKIFEGLEYEPGGHKCAAMEGLIHEGEDAIGIDADDQIRDAALIAAAQRVEHYEMAGYGSACAFAEKLGRFDDADLLRETLDEEGCADRKLTTIASRSVNFKALVS, via the coding sequence ATGAAACTCGATTCCTTCGAAAAGCTGTACGTTCACGAACTCAAAGACCTCTACAGCGCCGAGTCGCAGCTCATCGAGGCCCTGCCGAAGATGGCCGAGGCCGCCAGCGACGCCGCGCTTGGCAAGGCGTTTGAGCACCACTTGGAGCAGACCAGGGGCCAGCAGAAGCGGCTCGAGAAGATCTTCGAGGGGCTGGAGTACGAGCCGGGCGGTCACAAGTGCGCCGCGATGGAGGGGCTCATCCATGAGGGCGAGGACGCGATCGGCATCGACGCCGACGATCAGATCCGTGACGCGGCGCTGATCGCCGCCGCCCAGCGCGTCGAGCACTACGAGATGGCCGGCTATGGTTCGGCCTGCGCTTTCGCCGAGAAGCTCGGCCGATTCGACGACGCCGACCTCTTGCGCGAGACGCTCGACGAAGAAGGCTGCGCCGATCGCAAGCTCACGACGATCGCCTCGCGGTCGGTGAATTTCAAAGCGCTCGTGAGCTAG
- a CDS encoding CBS domain-containing protein, whose translation MPHHFDDPLQNYDPPEYVDALERVLAEEKVTAIESSPFLEIAPTATVSQAVRLLAEKKVACAMVVENDQLLGIFADRDILNRVALEYDTVKDQPVSEVMTPEPLFVHENDSAGAALAVMAVMGHRHVPVVDANDKVHGVVSPKRVTTFLLEHLGG comes from the coding sequence ATGCCGCACCACTTCGACGACCCGCTGCAGAACTACGACCCGCCCGAGTATGTCGACGCGCTAGAGCGTGTGCTGGCCGAGGAGAAGGTCACCGCGATCGAGTCGAGCCCCTTCCTCGAGATAGCCCCCACCGCAACCGTCTCGCAAGCCGTGCGTCTGCTGGCCGAGAAGAAGGTGGCCTGCGCGATGGTCGTGGAGAACGACCAGCTGTTGGGCATATTCGCGGACCGCGACATCCTCAACCGAGTGGCCCTGGAGTACGACACGGTCAAGGACCAGCCAGTCAGCGAGGTCATGACCCCCGAACCGCTCTTCGTGCACGAGAACGACTCGGCCGGCGCCGCGTTGGCGGTGATGGCCGTGATGGGCCACCGCCACGTGCCGGTGGTCGACGCCAACGACAAGGTGCACGGCGTGGTGAGCCCGAAACGGGTCACCACTTTCTTGCTGGAGCACCTTGGCGGCTGA
- a CDS encoding CBS domain-containing protein has translation MGLLENLQTEPIARADLRAPVTVATGGTVREAIRAMRERALGCVVVIDGEHRPMGVFTEGMLRTLMAENPAAVNDPLAEHMSRNVCMVRTSDPMERVLQAMIRDNTRFVSVLDDDGRLVGLTGQKGLMEYIAEHFPAQVMVQRIGTPHNFRKREGA, from the coding sequence ATGGGATTGCTAGAAAACCTACAAACCGAGCCGATCGCCCGCGCCGACCTGCGGGCGCCGGTCACCGTGGCGACGGGTGGGACCGTCCGCGAGGCGATCCGCGCGATGCGCGAGCGGGCGCTTGGCTGCGTCGTGGTGATCGACGGCGAGCATCGCCCGATGGGCGTGTTCACCGAGGGGATGCTCCGCACGCTGATGGCCGAGAACCCCGCGGCGGTGAACGACCCGCTGGCCGAGCACATGTCGCGGAACGTTTGCATGGTGCGAACGAGCGACCCGATGGAACGGGTGCTGCAGGCGATGATCCGCGACAACACGCGATTCGTCAGCGTGCTCGACGACGACGGCCGCCTGGTCGGCCTCACCGGCCAGAAGGGCCTGATGGAATACATCGCCGAGCACTTCCCGGCCCAGGTGATGGTGCAGCGTATCGGCACCCCCCACAACTTCCGCAAGCGTGAAGGAGCCTGA